A genomic region of Colletotrichum destructivum chromosome 1, complete sequence contains the following coding sequences:
- a CDS encoding Putative 25S rRNA (uridine-N(3))-methyltransferase BMT5 — MAKKRKLGNISHKSHFVDSGRKRNGAGGPPQNNNKKKNSQSAHAAESDAKKKKQQQQYHQNQEPVIPFAPEDSILLVGEGDLSFAASLAVHHGCRNVTATVLEKNERELLEKYPHASENIALINNPAKPKPAAAGPKPATDKGEGEGESEGEDGDSKEAGDDDDDDEDDGGDNAVAEEEEFDDDDDDDEKYKPPVINNNKILYNVDCRTMKPFTRKSAPNHRGFHMSAPSKQGMFKRILFNFPHVGGKSTDRNRQVRYNQELLVAFFNSAIPSLAPGGTIVITLFEGDPYTLWNVKDLGRHAGLQSLQSFRFHSRAYPGYKHARTLGVVREKKTGEASGAAWKGEERPARSYVFMRKDEAPEELPGKKKRKRGGDESSSEEESEVENFDD, encoded by the coding sequence ATGGCCAAGAAGCGGAAGCTCGGCAACATCAGCCATAAGAGCCATTTCGTCGACTCTGGCAGGAAGAGGAACGGTGCTGGCGGCCCGCCccagaacaacaacaagaagaagaacagcCAGTCTGcgcacgccgccgagagcgacgccaagaagaagaagcagcagcagcagtaccaTCAGAACCAGGAGCCCGTCATCCCCTTCGCGCCTGAGGactccatcctcctcgtcggcgagggcgacctCAGCTTCGCCGCTAGCCTCGCTGTCCACCACGGCTGCCGTAATGTGACGGCCACCGTCCTTGAGAAGAACGAGCGCGAGTTGCTGGAAAAGTACCCGCACGCCTCCGAGAATATTGcgctcatcaacaaccccGCCAAGCCGAagcccgccgcggcgggaCCGAAACCTGCGACAgacaagggcgagggcgaaggcgaaagcgaaggcgaggatggcgatTCCAAAGaggctggcgacgacgatgatgacgacgaagacgacggcggcgacaacgctgtcgccgaggaggaggaattcgacgacgacgacgacgacgacgaaaagTACAAGCCCCCtgtcatcaacaacaacaagatcCTCTACAACGTCGACTGCCGCACGATGAAACCCTTCACGCGCAAGTCGGCCCCCAACCACCGCGGCTTCCACATGTCGGCCCCCTCCAAGCAGGGCATGTTCAAACGCATCCTCTTCAACTTCCCCCACGTCGGCGGCAAGTCCACCGACCGCAACCGCCAGGTTCGCTACAACcaggagctcctcgtcgccttcttcaactcggcgatcccctccctcgcccctGGCGGCACCATCGTCATCACCCTCTTCGAGGGCGACCCCTACACCCTGTGGAACGTCAAGGATCTCGGCCGCCACGCTGGGCTGCAGTCTCTCCAGAGCTTCAGGTTTCACTCAAGGGCGTACCCCGGGTACAAGCACGCGCGGACGCTTGGCGTCgtgagggagaagaagacgggcgaggcgagcggcgcggcgtggaagggcgaggagagGCCCGCGCGAAGCTACGTTTTCATGCGCAAGGACGAGGCTCCCGAGGAGCTCCccgggaagaagaagaggaagcgcggcggcgatgagagCAGCAGCGAGGAAGAGTCCGAGGTAGAAAACTTTGACGACTAA
- a CDS encoding Putative WW domain, SET domain, Post-SET domain, AWS domain, Set2 Rpb1 interacting, which yields MEDEALATVKMEEAKIDVGIAPHSVKMERDASRTSSHNKSNQGSRTTSMSPAEDTPNGEDTSTPGGTQRPKLSRKTSQKPVKRESPLFHDLPDVTEQSCNTFQVIPDCLYGSKHMGSTDNDALDCDCRSEWHDGKNLSCGEDSDCINRATKMECVAGAGNCGDGCQNQRFQRKEYANVSVIKTEKKGFGLRADVDLQANDFIFEYIGEVINEPTFRRRMVQYDDEGIKHFYFMSLTKHEFVDATKKGNLGRFCNHSCNPNCYVDKWVVGEKLRMGIFSSRRIKAGEELVFNYNVDRYGADPQPCYCGEPNCTGFIGGKTQTERATKLPLTTVEALGIDDGDSWDIAVAKKPRKKKPDEDDEEYVNSVQAKSLDDDGARKVMATLMQCKEKWIAVKLLERIQQCRDERVIHSVMRMHAYQILKTTLNTFIDDHNVVLQVLDILDKFPRLTRNKIEGSKIEATIDGLTHSEHEAVSAKSKRLLDEWSKLELGYRIGKRKFDPNASATNSFQERRNMDREEDLTAKSTPDPLQNIEIPKGPRSNIPQRNTPFFNAPPRQRRHQNFNNNNTSNGALPAGWFTATDQRGNTYFYSKNGATTWQRPTKPADAHKSTPKALQEQQLLKNIIDQVTKEQTPKPSASQTPQRAETPVQETKQEKWRFLSIDKQMKIYENTLFPHVKYVIDKYRHKLPKDDLKRLGKDVCKKLVSSDYKGKRVQDPTTPLDQKQARKVKTYVKDFLDKAIVKFKQFEQEKEKASPAGGADKPTDGATTSNGPSVDTADVATPADVADEVMLSDMEDAGLMGSPDRKRKRGGEEAAESLNLTPSDEPSLKRLREDDVEDGPTPPPPPPPPPADLESTATPEEPMTEEQKALREQEEALMRENEESERLEEEAELTKTKDVEGAPQGKNDATLNGHSQFNQRTVTTGGGDVADELTCSNTSNKTTQQQEVLGH from the exons ATGGAGGATGAAGCGTTGGCGACggtgaagatggaggaggccaagatcgacgtcggcatcgcgcCGCACAGCGTCAAGATGGAGCGGGACGCAAGCCGAACTTCGTCGCATAACAAGAGCAACCAAGGATCTCGCACTACCAGCATGTCGCCGGCCGAGGACACACCCAACGGCGAGGACACTTCGACGCCAGGAGGCACACAGCGGCCCAAGCTATCTCGCAAGACATCGCAAAAACCCGTCAAACGCGAATCGCCCCTCTTCCACGACCTGCCCGATGTCACCGAGCAATCATGCAACACATTCCAGGTAATACCAGACTGCCTGTATGGATCCAAACACATGGGCTCGACCGACAATGATGCTCTCGATTGCGATTGTCGTTCTGAGTGGC ACGATGGAAAAAATTTGTCCTGTGGCGAGGACTCGGATTGCATCAACAGAGCGACCAAGATGGAGTGCGTCGCGGGCGCTGGAAATTGCGGCGACGGCTGCCAGAACCAGAGATTCCAGCGCAAGGAGTACGCCAATGTTTCAGTCATCAAaaccgagaagaagggcttCGGCCTAcgcgccgacgtcgacttgCAAGCTAACGATTTCATCTTCGAGTACATTGGCGAGGTCATCAACGAACCGACTTTCCGACGGCGCATGGTCCAATACGATGATGAGGGCATCAAGCACTTCTACTTCATGTCGCTGACCAAGCACGAATTTGTCGATGCGACAAAGAAGGGCAACTTGGGACGCTTCTGCAACCACTCCTGCAATCCGAATTGCTACGTCGACAAATGGGTCGTTGGGGAGAAGCTACGCATGGGCATTTTCTCCTCACGCAGAatcaaggccggcgaggagctggtcTTCAACTACAATGTTGACCGCTATGGAGCCGACCCCCAGCCCTGCTACTGTGGCGAACCGAACTGCACTGGATTCATTGGTGGCAAGACCCAGACCGAGCGGGCGACCAAATTGCCTCTTACCACTGTAGAGGCGctgggcatcgacgacggcgacagctGGGACATTGCTGTCGCCAAGAAGCCgcgcaagaagaagccagatgaggacgatgaggagtACGTTAACAGCGTGCAGGCTAAGagcctcgacgatgacggtgctCGGAAGGTCATGGCGACCCTGATGCAGTGCAAGGAGAAGTGGATTGCGGTCAAGCTGTTGGAGCGCATTCAGCAGTGTCGGGATGAGCGGGTGATTCACTCGGTGATGCGCATGCACGCCTACCAGATCCTCAAGACCACGCTCAACACCTTTATCGACGACCACAACGTCGTTCTCCAGGTTCTCGACATCCTGGATAAATTCCCTCGACTGACGCGAAACAAGATCGAGGGCTCCAAGATTGAGGCCACTATTGATGGACTCACCCACTCGGAGCACGAAGCGGTCAGCGCAAAGTCCAAGAGGCTGTTGGATGAGTGGTCCAAACTGGAGCTTGGGTACCGCATTGGTAAGCGGAAGTTTGACCCCAATGCCTCTGCGACAAATTCCTTTCAAGAGCGACGCAACATGGACCGCGAAGAGGACCTCACTGCCAAGTCGACCCCTGATCCCCTGCAGAATATAGAAATACCCAAGGGTCCCCGAAGCAACATTCCGCAGCGGAATACACCCTTTTTCAACGCCCCCCCCCGCCAACGAAGACACCAGAACTTTAACAACAACAATACCAGCAACGGCGCTCTACCAGCCGGATGGTTCACAGCGACAGATCAGCGCGGCAACACCTACTTTTATAGCAAGAATGGGGCTACGACCTGGCAACGTCCCACGAAACCCGCAGATGCGCACAAGTCGACGCCCAAGGCACTGCAAGAGCAGCAGTTGCTCAAGAACATCATTGACCAGGTCACCAAGGAACAGACCCCGAAACCCTCGGCCTCGCAGACGCCTCAACGAGCAGAAACGCCCGTGCAGGAGACCAAGCAAGAAAAGTGGCGATTCCTTAGTATCGACAAGCAGATGAAGATCTATGAGAACACC CTTTTCCCCCACGTCAAGTACGTGATCGACAAGTACAGACACAAGCTTCCCAAGGACGATCTCAAGCGATTGGGCAAGGACGTCTGTAAGAAGCTCGTTTCGTCAGACTACAAAGGCAAACGCGTCCAGGATCCGACAACGCCACTCGATCAGAAGCAAGCCAGGAAAGTCAAGACCTACGTAAAAGACTTCCTGGACAAGGCCATCGTGAAGTTCAAGCAGTTTGAacaggagaaggagaaggcgagTCCTGCGGGTGGAGCAGACAAGCCGACAGATGGCGCCACAACTAGCAACGGTCCTAGCGTGGATACTGCCGATGTCGCCACGCCTGCCGATGTCGCGGACGAAGTGATGCTGTCAGACATGGAGGACGCAGGCTTGATGGGAAGTCCTGACCGCAAGCGTAAGCGTGGGGGAGAGGAGGCAGCAGAGTCCCTGAACCTGACTCCTTCTGATGAACCCTCTTTGAAACGCTTGCGAGAGGATGATGTGGAAGATGGTCCAACGCCGCCaccccctccaccaccgcctcctGCTGACCTGGAATCTACTGCTACACCTGAGGAGCCAATGACAGAAGAGCAAAAGGCTCTCAGGGAGCAGGAGGAAGCTTTGATGAGAGAGAACGAGGAGTCCGAGCggcttgaggaggaggctgaACTCACCAAAACTAAGGATGTTGAAGGCGCGCCCCAGGGAAAGAATGACGCAACCCTCAACGGCCATTCCCAGTTTAACCAGAGGACGGTTACGACTGGCGGTGGAGATGTTGCTGATGAGTTGACATGTTCCAATACAAGCAACAAGACGACTCAGCAGCAAGAGGTCCTTGGACACTAG
- a CDS encoding Putative beta-ketoacyl synthase, thiolase, beta-ketoacyl synthase, active, whose protein sequence is MRRVVVTGLGAISPFGVGVRNTWNRLLAGESAITSVANLEPRTRWKDLTSTVAGVVPSHGPGPEQWRPGDWLDATEQRRMSKFAQYAVACAEMAMKDAGWQPQSQDDLETTGVCLGSGIGNLEEIYEASLAFNQQGYKKVSPLFVPKILINLAAGHVSMKYGLQGPNHAVTTACTTGAHSIGDAMRFIAFGDADVMVAGGTESCIHPLTFAGFGRARSLSTAYNNDPHASCRPFDRDRNGFVVSEGSAVMVLEELEHAKARDANIYAEVRGYGCSGDAHHMTAPREDGHGAFRAMKLALKNAGVRPAEVGYINAHATGTLVGDAAEASAIRRIMTGDEGYADESQVTVSSTKGAVGHLLGAAGAIEALFAVLSVAENIVPPTLNLENPNVGGSMNLVPLQAQAKQVNVAISNSFGFGGTNASLVFSKLC, encoded by the exons ATGCGACGAGTTGTCGTGACAGGGCTCGGTGCCATCTCACCCTTTGGCGTCGGCGTGCGCAACACATGGAATCGTCTGTTAGCCGGAGAGTCTGCCATCACCAGCGTGGCCAATTTGGAGCCGCGAACCCGCTGGAAAGATCTGACGAGCACCGTTGCTGGCGTAGTCCCCAGCCATGGCCCAGGTCCGGAACAGTGGCGGCCCGGTGACTGGCTGGATGCCACGGAACAGCGTCGCATGTCCAAGTTTGCCCAGTATGCCGTGGCTTGTGCTGAAATGGCGATGAAAGATGCCGGCTGGCAGCCGCAGAGCCAAGACGATCTGGAAACGACGGGCGTCTGCCTTGGCAGCGGTATCGGGAATCTCGAGGAGATTTACGAGGCAAGCTTGGCGTTCAATCAACAA GGCTACAAGAAGGTTTCGCCGCTGTTCGTCCCCAAGATCCTCATCAACTTGGCCGCTGGTCATGTCTCGATGAAGTATGGGCTACAAGGCCCGAACCATGCCGTCACAACCGCATGTACCACTGGTGCTCATTCCATCGGAGATGCCATGCGATTCATTGCTTTTGGGGACGCAGATGTCATGGTCGCTGGTGGTACGGAATCTTGCATCCATCCCCTGACCTTTGCCGGTTTCGGAAGAGCAAGGTCCCTCTCCACGGCCTACAACAATGACCCCCACGCCAGCTGTCGTCCCTTCGACCGCGACCGCAACGGTTTCGTCGTCTCGGAGGGGTCGGCAGTGATGGTCTTGGAGGAGCTCGAACACGCTAAGGCCAGGGACGCCAATATCTACGCAGAAGTGAGGGGATACGGCTGCAGCGGCGATGCGCATCACATGACGGCTCCGCGGGAGGATGGTCACGGAGCCTTCCGCGCCATGAAGCTTGCGCTGAAGAATGCCGGCGTGcggccggccgaggtggGCTACATCAACGCGCATGCCACGGGAACCCTAGTGGGCGACGCGGCGGAAGCCTCGGCGATACGACGCATCAtgacgggcgacgagggctaCGCGGACGAATCACAGGTCACGGTGAGCAGCACCAAAGGTGCCGTCGGGCATTTGCTAGGGGCAGCTggcgccatcgaggccctgTTCGCCGTCTTATCGGTTGCAGAG AACATTGTGCCGCCCACGCTGAATCTCGAGAACCCTAACGTCGGGGGTTCCATGAATTTGGTGCCCCTCCAAGCACAGGCGAAACAGGTTAACGTTGCCATCTCCAACAGCTTTGGTTTTGGTGGGACGAATGCCTCACTGGTTTTCTCCAAGCTTTGCTAG
- a CDS encoding Putative ubiquinol-cytochrome c chaperone, CBP3 → MACQSCRYQARLLARSLRATADFALPQNSFAVTARRTAPAAMAKPTTATTTITRTAVMTPPSRRYFSQTTTRRNQAPPSGFKQAIASTMMAAAPKTMAASMTTSRLEALYKACSSQALYQISEQERAKDMVRMTTEGEEVGAPIGPWLQYFDLQPSFSSWSQATMLHMYLVVARLRCLDREASRNLQHQFIDQFFFDCERMMHLNHGMTSSALRQRYLKEIFVQWRGLIAAYDEGVVKDDRVLAAAVWRNLFKSREDVDMRQVAAVVGWMRATLQDLEAAPVEDLLVSPAKVFKRDVRDMLKLVDVVAPQVKEDMANAGAA, encoded by the exons ATGGCCTGCCAAAGCTGCCGTTACCAGGCGAGACTACTGGCTCGGAGCCTGCGAGCGACTGCCGACTTCGCCTTACCCCAGAACTCCTTCGCCGTGACGGCGCGCCGGACGGCTCCGGCTGCAATGGCAAAGCctacgacggcgacgacgacgataacGAGGACAGCAGTCATGACCCCTCCCTCCAGACGATACTTCAGCCAGACAACGACTAGGCGGAAccaggcgccgccgtccggctTCAAGCAGGCCATCGCATCGACCATGATGGCCGCCGCACCAAAGACCATGGCCGCGTCCATGACAACCTCCCGTCTCGAGGCCCTCTACAAGGCCTGCTCGTCGCAGGCTCTTTACCAAATCTCGGAGCAGGAGCGTGCCAAGGACATGGTCCGTATGACGActgagggcgaggaggttGGGGCCCCAATAGGGCCGTGGCTGCAGT ACTTCGATCTCCAACCCTCTTTCAGCTCCTGGTCCCAGGCCACGATGCTGCACATGTACCTCGTGGTCGCCCGCCTGCGGTGCCTGGATCGTGAGGCCTCGCGCAACCTTCAGCACCAGTTCATCGACCAGTTCTTCTTCGACTGCGAGCGCATGATGCACCTGAACCACGGCATGACGTCGTCGGCACTGCGCCAGCGGTATCTCAAAGAGATCTTTGTCCAGTGGCGCGGCCTCATTGCCGCCTACGACGAGGGTGTCGTCAAAGACGACCGcgtgctcgccgccgccgtgtgGCGCAATCTGTTCAAGTCCCGCGAGGACGTCGACATGCGTCAGGTCGCTGCCGTTGTCGGCTGGATGCGCGCTACCCTGCAAGACCTTGAGGCCGCGCCCGTTGAGGACCTGCTCGTCTCGCCGGCCAAAGTCTTCAAGAGGGACGTGAGGGATATGCTCAAGCTTGTCGATGTTGTTGCGCCGCAGGTTAAAGAGGACAtggccaacgccggcgccgcttAA
- a CDS encoding Putative dihydrofolate reductase domain-containing protein: MSHELTLIVAATRNMGIGAKGGLPWTGLRKEMAYFARVTKRLPPQAPSDARNAVIMGRKTWESIPPKFRPLKGRLNIVISRAHPALDLSSSSSAAATPDLDREPVKVGSLEQALAYLRGDGVAGRLGKVFVIGGAQIYGAALQLPEVKRVLLTKVLGEFECDAFFPLRLRDEGENGEENSAAQGWMKVEKTGLDAWVGEEVEGGEIEENGTRYEFQMWEKV, from the exons ATGAGCCATGAACTCACGCTTATCGTCGCGGCGACGCGCAACATGGGCATCGGCGCTAAGGGTGGTCTCCCCTGGACGGGCCTAAGGAAAGAAATGGCCTACTTTGCTCGCGTAACGAAGAGGCTTCCACCACAG GCCCCTTCGGACGCCCGAAACGCCGTGATCATGGGCCGCAAGACCTGGGAGAGCATCCCACCCAAGTTCCGGCCCCTCAAGGGCCGTCTCAATATTGTTATCAGCCGCGCCCACCCGGCCTTGGAcctctcctcctcatcttccgcGGCAGCGACGCCGGACCTCGACAGGGAGCCTGTCAAGGTCGGATCATTGGAGCAGGCGCTCGCGTACctgcgcggcgacggcgtcgccggccgacTGGGCAAGGTgttcgtcatcggcggcgcgcaAATCTACGGCGCCGCTCTCCAGCTGCCCGAAGTGAAGAGGGTTCTGTTGACCAAGGTGCTTGGGGAGTTTGAGTGCGACGCGTTCTTCCCGCTGAGGCTGAGGGACGAAGGGGAGAATGGGGAGGAGAACTCGGCGGCACAGGGGTGGATGAAGGTCGAGAAGACCGGGCTGGATGCATGGGtcggggaggaggttgagggcGGGGAGATTGAGGAGAACGGGACGAGATACGAGTTCCAGATGTGGGAAAAGGTTTGA
- a CDS encoding Putative THIF-type NAD/FAD binding, ubiquitin-activating enzyme, ThiF/MoeB/HesA family: MEEQTQHQENPAQETAAPSDNTPATAPETVVPHHPLPDTSNGFDPSMQAAPMNQVLPEALQEVIPGGMPTGDLPPNMLPGMFQAAQMFMPELLQQQGAQVYDQSGVLQGLPVAAAPAISADEIALYDRQIRLWGMKAQEKIRNANILLITMKALANEIAKNLVLAGIGSLTILDGAAVSESDLGSQFFLSETENHVGQNRAQAAAAAIQKLNPRVQVHVDAEGIKSKGTSYFSGFDIVIATDLDPDSLNIINTATRLHQRSFYAAGTHGMYGFIFSDLIEHDYVIERDLGNVATKLAPETRTRSVVAVNTKKEGGKTIEVVTKRELYSTWYLASDGATLPEEYAKSARRKKAVSPVISCLRALWDFQVLNSGRLPSHTKEDLGLFTKLATAKHAQLGLPSETLRSEVLRSFLQNIGSEMAPITAILGGQLAQDVINVLGQTQQPIQNMVIFDGNSMEASVLPLHPVGELGRGLLSLAAPGGLVQNGGGMVPGDPSMMMSMDGAMDFNNHILTQ, translated from the exons ATGGAGGAGCAAACACAACATCAGGAGAATCCGGCGCAGGAGACTGCCGCGCCCAGCGACAACACCCCTGCCACAGCGCCGGAAACCGTCGTCCCTCACCATCCTCTACCCGATACCTCCAACGGCTTTGACCCCAGCATGCAAGCCGCGCCCATGAACCAGGTGCTTCCTGAAGCCCTACAGGAGGTCATCCCCGGAGGCATGCCCACTGGAGACCTGCCCCCCAACATGCTTCCGGGAATGTTCCAAGCGGCCCAGATGTTCATGCCGGAGCTTTTGCAACAACAAGGTGCACAAGTTTATGACCAAAGTGGCGTTCTTCAAGGTCTTCCTGTTGCCGCTGCTCCGGCCATAAGCGCAG ATGAGATTGCGCTCTATGACCGTCAGATCCGCCTTTGGGGCATGAAGGCCCAGGAGAAGATCCGCAACGCAaacatcctcctcatcaccATGAAGGCACTCGCGAACGAAATTGCCAAgaacctcgtcctcgccggtATCGGATCCCTGAccatcctcgacggcgctgccgtcTCGGAATCGGACCTGGGCTCGCAGTTCTTCCTCTCTGAAACGGAGAACCACGTCGGTCAAAACCGCGCAcaagccgcagccgccgccattCAGAAACTCAACCCCCGTGTGCAGGTGcacgtcgatgccgagggaATCAAGTCCAAGGGCACGAGCTACTTCTCTGGcttcgacatcgtcatcgccaccgaCCTGGACCCCGACTCcctcaacatcatcaacaccgCCACCCGCCTGCACCAGAGATCGTTTtacgccgccggcacgcATGGCATGTACGGCTTCATTTTTTCCGACCTGATCGAGCATGACTACGTCATCGAGAGAGACCTCGGCAATGTCGCGACAAAGCTGGCGCCCGAGACGAGAACCCGgagcgtcgtcgccgtcaacacaaagaaggagggcggcAAGACGATCGAGGTGGTGACGAAGCGTGAGCTCTACTCGACATGGTACCTCGCCAGTGACGGTGCTACCCTGCCCGAGGAGTACGCAAAGAGCGcgaggagaaagaaggcGGTCAGCCCCGTCATCTCCTGCCTGCGGGCACTATGGGATTTCCAAGTCCTCAACAGCGGCCGGCTCCCTAGTCACACCAAGGAGGACCTCGGGCTGTTCACGAAGCTTGCCACGGCCAAGCACGCCCAGCTGGGCCTTCCGTCCGAAACTCTGCGATCCGAGGTCCTGCGTAGCTTCCTACAGAACATTGGCAGTGAGATGGCCCCCATcaccgccatcctcggcggccagctggCGCAGGATGTCATCaacgtcctcggccagacCCAGCAGCCCATCCAGAATATGGTCATCTTCGATGGTAACAGCATGGAGGCATCGGTTCTCCCGCTGCACCCCGTTGGCGAACTGGGCCGTGGCCTGCTGTCACTCGCCGCccccggcggcctcgtccagaACGGAGGAGGCATGGTTCCCGGCGACCCCAGCATGATGATGAGTATGGACGGCGCTATGGACTTCAACAACCATATCCTTACACAGTAG